A part of bacterium genomic DNA contains:
- a CDS encoding ABC transporter substrate-binding protein encodes NKGAQMNMLRTKVLHIMIVSLIGSVLVSLIGSVLFIGCSKKTQKVSLGYVSTGLTGLAVQVMKDLKIPEKYGIEFEYQGFLDPSSSNDAFVLGKYQVNLAAGVNVIALARSKGYKVQYFFPTLVNSVSLLVKKDSLYNSLSDLKGRKTGWYGLPSGGGTAFYVLAKKKGIDILKDYQLIQSKPPALPPLLEKGELDAIVIYEPFVSRMLATGNYRVILGPFYQEWEKETGFKMEMSGFAAKDEWIDQNFDLIKKLIKAWKETVDYIKNHPKEVLEKYPDYTNLKTPQEIELGIKNIPLIYTDEWGTLDQSIQLMLNMLANDSVLITQIPEGTIKRIEE; translated from the coding sequence AGAACAAGGGGGCTCAAATGAATATGTTGAGAACAAAAGTGTTACATATTATGATAGTTTCTTTGATTGGATCAGTTCTAGTTTCTTTGATTGGATCAGTTCTCTTCATTGGATGCTCTAAGAAGACACAAAAAGTTTCGCTTGGGTATGTAAGCACAGGACTCACTGGCTTAGCAGTGCAAGTAATGAAAGATCTGAAAATTCCTGAGAAATATGGAATTGAATTTGAATATCAAGGGTTTTTAGACCCATCTTCTTCAAACGATGCTTTCGTTCTGGGTAAGTATCAGGTAAACCTAGCCGCAGGTGTAAATGTAATCGCGTTAGCCAGAAGTAAAGGGTACAAGGTTCAATACTTCTTCCCCACACTGGTGAACTCTGTGAGCCTTCTGGTTAAAAAGGATTCCCTGTATAATAGTCTTTCCGACTTAAAAGGGAGAAAGACAGGGTGGTATGGGTTACCAAGTGGTGGTGGAACGGCATTTTATGTTCTGGCAAAAAAGAAAGGAATCGACATACTTAAGGATTATCAACTCATTCAATCTAAACCACCAGCTTTGCCGCCACTTTTGGAAAAGGGAGAACTTGACGCTATCGTTATTTATGAGCCCTTTGTTTCCCGAATGCTTGCCACCGGAAACTATCGGGTAATTTTAGGTCCGTTTTATCAGGAATGGGAGAAGGAAACAGGATTTAAAATGGAAATGTCTGGATTTGCAGCGAAAGATGAGTGGATAGATCAAAACTTTGATCTAATTAAAAAACTCATAAAAGCGTGGAAAGAAACGGTTGATTACATTAAAAACCACCCAAAAGAAGTCTTAGAGAAGTATCCCGATTATACAAATTTAAAAACTCCACAAGAAATTGAATTGGGCATAAAAAATATTCCTCTAATCTATACTGATGAATGGGGAACTTTAGATCA